In Mastacembelus armatus chromosome 22, fMasArm1.2, whole genome shotgun sequence, a genomic segment contains:
- the LOC113130205 gene encoding potassium voltage-gated channel subfamily S member 3-like produces MVYGQIFHQHSPDDSFIKVNVGGFKQRMEHTVLKRFPQTRLGRLLCCSSKEAILELCDDFSPSEIEYFFDRSPLFFCYILNFYLTGKIYLVEGLCVVSFFQEIEYWGIKECHLDLCCSNKLHELMELIEDKYWDQRSNELQLHSSGSSTEELSALDQNTDMFEGSWCADLRRNVWNRLENPGYSAAAKAMAIASLSVVIISIVAMCINSMPDFHQVDGNEKEIENPVLTFFEHLCVLFFSAEFLLRLAVAPSARKFLCSPLNIIDLMSVMPFYVTIFYDMTAESESTDLVNVGKVVQILRLMRVFRILKLARHSAGLRSLGATLRHSSQEVGLLVLFLSVGISMFSALIYFVEKESQESELQTVPIGWWWATISMTTVGYGDTFPVTPAGKLIGTLCIICGLLIVALPVTNIFNKFTKFYQQQQHIDLRQNSN; encoded by the coding sequence ATGGTGTACGGACAGATCTTCCATCAGCACAGCCCTGATGATTCCTTTATTAAGGTCAACGTTGGAGGTTTCAAACAGCGAATGGAGCACACTGTTCTGAAACGCTTCCCACAGACACGCCTGGGGCGTCTTCTGTGTTGCAGCTCCAAAGAAGCAATCCTGGAGCTGTGTGATGACTTCAGTCCCTCTGAAATTGAGTATTTTTTTGACCGCAGtccactttttttctgttacattCTCAACTTTTACCTCACTGGCAAAATCTACCTGGTGGAGGGATTATGTGTAGTCTCATTCTTCCAAGAGATAGAGTACTGGGGCATCAAGGAGTGCCACCTCGACCTCTGCTGTAGCAACAAACTCCATGAGCTGATGGAGCTTATTGAGGACAAGTACTGGGATCAGAGAAGCAATGAACTGCAGCTTCACAGCTCAGGCTCTTCCACTGAGGAGCTGTCAGCTTTGGACCAGAACACGGACATGTTTGAAGGCTCCTGGTGTGCAGACCTCCGCAGGAATGTTTGGAATCGCCTTGAAAATCCAGGTTACTCTGCTGCAGCCAAAGCGATGGCTATAGCATCTCTGAGTgtggtcatcatctccattgTAGCCATGTGCATCAACAGCATGCCAGACTTCCATCAGGTGGACGgcaatgaaaaagaaattgaAAACCCAGTGCTGACTTTCTTTGAGCACCTCTGTGTCCTGTTCTTCTCTGCAGAGTTTCTTCTTCGTTTGGCTGTTGCACCATCTGCCAGGAAGTTCTTGTGCAGCCCTCTCAATATTATCGATTTAATGTCAGTGATGCCATTCTATGTTACTATATTCTATGACATGACGGCGGAAAGTGAAAGCACAGACCTGGTGAATGTGGGCAAGGTGGTACAGATCTTAAGGTTGATGCGAGTCTTTCGCATCCTGAAGCTGGCTCGCCATTCAGCTGGCCTTCGCTCCCTTGGTGCCACGCTGCGACACAGCTCTCAGGAAGTTGGGCTACTGgtgctttttttgtctgtgggcATTTCCATGTTCTCTGCTCTCATTTATTTTGTAGAGAAAGAATCTCAGGAGTCAGAGCTTCAGACTGTCCCTATTGGCTGGTGGTGGGCCACCATTAGCATGACAACAGTGGGCTACGGGGACACCTTCCCCGTTACACCTGCCGGGAAGCTGATAGGAACCCTGTGCATCATCTGTGGACTGCTGATTGTAGCTCTGCCTGTTACTAACATCTTCAATAAGTTCACCAAGTTCtaccagcagcaacagcacatCGATCTGAGACAAAACAGTAACTGA
- the wdr35 gene encoding WD repeat-containing protein 35, whose protein sequence is MFIYLSKKIAIPNNIYLKCVSWNKDQGFIACGGDDGLLRVLKLETQTDDAKLKGLAAPSNLSMNQTLEGHSGAVQVVTWNEQYEKLTTSDQNGLIIVWMLYKGAWYEEMINNRNKSVVRSMSWNADGQKICIVYEDGAVIVGSVDGNRIWGKELKGNQLAHVAWSPDSKILLFGMANGEVQIYDNQGNFIMKMTISCLANVTGAVTIAGIHWYAGTGGYVEPDCPCLAICFDNGRCQIMRYENDENPVCIDTLMNVVSIQWNHCGSVLAVAGSLRASNVEKEFNVVQFYTPFGEHLRTLKVPGKQMTGVAWEGGGLRIGLAVDSYIYFANIRPDYKWGYCCSTVVYAYTKPERQEYCVVFWDTKNNEKFVKYVKSLMSITTSGDFCILASKADDTQSQEDSELESGSHARYVLILCNSIGTPLDSKYIDIDPLFVTMTKTHVIAASKEVFYLWQYRVAKKLTALEINQMTRTKKEGRERLYHIDSNPSGANGSGPDFAKAFAPTRDPICCITATDKTLIVGRESGTIHRYSLPNVVLVQKYTLNNRAYFLSLNCNSSRLAIIDIAGVLTLLDLEVRACTDDTTGNHQSAGDPSKFERKDVWDMKWANDNPDLFAMMEKTRMYVFRNLDPEEPIQTSGYICNFEDLEIKSVLLDEIMKDPERPNKDNLINFEIRSLRDSRALIEKVGIEDASQFIEDNPHPRLWRLLAEAALQKLDLQTAEQAFVRCKDYQGIEFVKRLGNLQSEPMKQAEVAAYFSRFEEAERMYLDMDRRDLAISLRIKLGDWFRVLQLLKTGSGDCDDTLLEQAYNAIGDYFADRQKWANAVQYYLQGHNQERLAECYYMLEDYDGLERLTTVLPQNHKLLPEIGQMFVTVGMCEQAVNAYLKCNQPKAAVDTCVHLNQWNKAVELARTHNMKEIKSLLSKYASHLLEKNKTLEAVELYRKAHHFLDAAKLMFKIADEEAKKRTRPLRVKKLYVLAACLVENYHEQMKTSQQSKAKGKKSEATFALAGLLEEDATSSDNRIVDNAWRGAEAYHFFLLAQRQLYEGYMENAMCTALHLREYEDIIPAVEIYSLLAICSAANRAFGTCSQAFIKLESLESLDPEQRQLYEDLALEIFTKHPPKDSRALELDRSSEGAEGKLLTCIVTGLPIQEYQFWMCSLCKHCALEQEIGKYNCCPLCHCPVA, encoded by the exons ATGTTTATATACCTCAGCAAGAAG ATTGCTATTCCCAATAATATCTATCTAAAATGTGTCTCCTGGAATAAAGACCAAGGCTTCATTGCGTGCGGAGGAGACGACGGCCTCCTGAGGGTACTCAAGCTTGAAACTCAGACAG ATGATGCCAAACTCAAAGGTCTTGCTGCACCCAGTAATCTCTCAATGAACCAGACACTAGAAGGCCACAGTG GTGCAGTGCAAGTGGTCACATGGAATGAACAGTATGAAAAGTTGACAACTAGTGACCAGAATGGTCTCATCATTGTATGGATGCTCTACAAAG GTGCATGGTATGAGGAGATGATCAACAACAGGAACAAGTCAGTGGTGAGGAGCATGAGCTGGAACGCCGATGGCCAGAAAATCTGCATTGTGTATGAGGATGGAGCGGTCATTGTTGGGTCTGTCGATG GAAACCGGATTTGGGGAAAAGAGCTAAAGGGAAATCAGCTTGCGCATGTGGCATGGTCACCAGACagcaaaatcctcctttttGGCATGGCTAATGGGGAAGTACAAATCTATGACAATCAAGGAAACTTCATA ATGAAAATGACCATCAGCTGTCTCGCCAATGTGACTGGAGCTGTCACTATAGCAGGTATCCACTGGTATGCTGGAACTGGGGGTTATGTCGAGCCAGACTGTCCATGTCTTGCTATCTGTTTTGACAATGGAAGATGCCAGATCATGCGTTATGAGAATGATGAAA ACCCAGTGTGTATTGACACTCTGATGAATGTGGTCAGCATCCAGTGGAATCATTGTGGGAGTGTGCTGGCAGTGGCAGGCTCTCTCCGAGCCTCAAATGTAGAGAAAGAGTTTAATGTGGTGCAGTTCTACACACCATTTGGAGAG CATCTAAGAACTCTCAAAGTTCCTGGGAAGCAGATGACAGGAGTTGCCTGGGAGGGAGGAGGGCTACGTATTGGTCTAGCTGTGGACTCCTACATATACTTTGCCAACATAAGACCAGACTACAAG TGGGGCTATTGTTGCAGCACAGTGGTGTATGCCTACACAAAGCCAGAGCGGCAGGAGTACTGTGTTGTATTCTGGGACACAAAAAACAATGAGAAGTTTGTCAAATATGTCAAGAGCTTAATGTCCATCACTACCTCAGGGGACTTCTGCATTCTGGCCAGTAAggcagatgacactcagtctCAG GAGGACTCCGAGTTAGAGTCTGGAAGTCATGCAAGG TATGTCCTGATATTGTGCAACTCCATTGGGACTCCACTGGACTCAAAGTACATTGACATTG ATCCACTGTTTGTCACCATGACCAAGACACATGTGATTGCTGCATCCAAAGAGGTTTTCTACCTGTGGCAATACAGAGTGGCAAAGAAATTAActgctctggagatcaaccaAATGACCAGAACTAAgaaggagggaagagagag ACTCTATCACATTGACAGCAATCCATCTGGAGCCAATGGCAGTGGTCCAGATTTTGCAAAAGCCTTTGCA cCAACTCGAGATCCCATCTGCTGTATCACAGCAACAGATAAGACACTGATTGTA GGCCGTGAGTCCGGCACCATCCACAGATACAGCCTCCCAAATGTTGTTCTTGTCCAGAAATACACTTTAAACAACAGAGCCTACTTTCTGTCCCTGAACTGCAATTCCAG TCGTCTGGCCATAATCGACATCGCAGGCGTGCTGACTTTGTTGGACCTGGAGGTTCGTGCCTGCACAGATGACACCACAGGGAATCACCAATCTGCAGGAGATCCATCCAAGTTTGAGCGCAAGGATGTTTGGGACATGAAGTGGGCAAATGACAACCCTGATCTATTTGCCATGATGGAGAAGACCAGGATGTATGTCTTCAGGAACCTAGACCCAGAG GAGCCCATCCAAACATCTGGATACATCTGCAACTTTGAGGACTTGGAAATCAAATCTGTCTTGCTTGATGAAATTATGAAG GATCCAGAGAGGCCTAACAAAGACAACCTAATAAACTTTGAAATCCGCTCCCTGAGAGACAGTCGTGCACTGATTGAAAAAGTTGGGATTGAAGATGCTTCACAGTTCATTGAAGATAATCCTCACCCAAGACTCTG GCGTCTACTTGCTGAAGCAGCCCTGCAGAAGTTGGATTTGCAGACAGCTGAGCAGGCATTCGTGCGCTGTAAGGACTACCAGGGCATTGAGTTTGTCAAGCGCCTAGGGAACCTGCAGAGTGAGCCCATGAAACAGGCGGAAGTGGCAGCCTACTTCAGTAGGTTTGAGGAAGCTGAGCGCATGTACCTGGATATGGATCGCAG GGACCTTGCCATCAGCCTCAGAATCAAGCTGGGAGACTGGTTCAGGGTACTTCAATTGCTCAAAACGGGCTCTGGGGACTGTGATGACACTCTGCTAGAACAGGCCTACAATGCTATCGGAGACTACTTTGCTGACAGGCAGAAATG ggCCAATGCAGTGCAGTACTACCTTCAGGGTCATAACCAGGAGAGACTAGCAGAATGCTACTACATGTTAGAGGACTATGATGGCCTGGAGAGACTGACCACTGTCCTGCCACAAAATCATAAACTTTTACCT GAAATTGGACAGATGTTTGTCACTGTGGGCATGTGTGAACAAGCTGTGAATGCCTATCTTAAATGCAACCAACCCAAAGCTGCTGTTGACACTTGTGTCCATCTGAACCAg TGGAACAAAGCAGTAGAACTTGCCAGGACCCACAACATGAAGGAGATTAAATCTCTTCTTTCCAAATATGCATCACATCTTCTTGAGAAGAATAAAACCCTAGAGGCAGTGGAACTGTATCGGAAAGCCCACCATTTCCTTGATGCAGCTAAACTCATGTTTAAG ATAGCAGACGAGGAGGCAAAGAAAAGGACCAGACCACTGCGGGTGAAGAAGCTGTATGTGCTGGCAGCATGTCTTGTTGAAAACTATCACGAGCAGATGAAGACGTCACAGCAGAGCAAAGCCAAAGGAAAGAAATCGGAG GCAACATTTGCTCTTGCTGGGTTGCTTGAGGAAGATGCGACCTCATCAGATAATCGAATTGTGGACAATGCCTGGCGTGGAGCTGAGGCGTATCACTTTTTCCTGCTTGCTCAGAGGCAACTGTATGAAGGCTACATGGAGAATGCCATGTGCACAG CCCTTCACCTGCGTGAGTATGAGGACATCATCCCAGCAGTGGAGATCTACTCTCTACTTGCCATTTGCTCTGCAGCAAACCGGGCATTTGGAACATGCTCACAGGCCTTTATCAAACTAGAGTCTTTGGAGAGTCTGGATCCTGAACAGCGGCAATTATATGAAGACCTGGCCCTGGAGATCTTCACCAAGCATCCGCCAAAGGACAGTCGTGCCCTGGAGCTGGACAGATCATCAGAGGG GGCAGAAGGAAAGTTGCTCACATGTATCGTGACAGGTCTCCCAATCCAGGAGTACCAATTCTGGATGTGCAGTTTGTGTAAACACTGCGCACTGGAACAAGAGATCGGCAAATATAACTGCTGCCCACTGTGTCACTGCCCTGTAGCCTGA
- the LOC113130022 gene encoding matrilin-3-like: protein MTSFIWRLVCFTGVLATTGTFGNSQLRSQDRHIYSITPTNPRVSPQGPPRFHHRFEDTRSVEQTSDEVLSAETQEVQLGDYTVRGYQQQQQEQQEQQQQQQEQQGTRPGPGANIYHRGAGGTNSRFYRYQPSHHQLPKKSQPLSQLQHNAAPSASWQPASIRGAAATRSNCRNRPIDLVFIIDSSRSVRPAEFEKAKEFLQDMVDSLEIGSDATRVGLVNYASTVQIEFLLKTYFDKLALKQALVRVEPLASGTMTGMAIKSAMEKAFTVGAGARAGSMNIAKVAIIVTDGRPQDQVEEVSAAARASGIEIYAVGVDRADMTSLRLMASQPHDEHVFYVETYGVIEKLTSKFRETLCGLDACAEGHNCQHICVNSGKSYNCKCRPGYVLNPDKKTCSRSDACAQGHDCQHICVNSGDSYMCKCRVGYVLNPDQKTCSRLGLDACAQGHDCQHICVNKGNSYICTCRVGYTLNRDKKTCSRSDPCAQGNDCQHICINNGDSFNCKCQVGYMLNADRKTCSQEMRSEITQDACICEAQIVFQKKVQLTMQELSRKHILLRPMVNDPHNELDVQIEKL, encoded by the exons ATGACTTCATTCATATGGAGACTGGTCTGCTTCACTGGCGTCCTGGCGACGACTGGAACTTTCGGGAATTCTCAGCTTCGGTCACAGGATCGGCACATTTACTCAATTACTCCCACAAACCCACGAGTGTCCCCGCAAGGCCCCCCGAGGTTCCATCATCGCTTTGAAGATACCAGATCTGTTGAACAAACATCTGACGAAGTACTAAGTGCTGAAACCCAAGAGGTGCAGCTGGGGGATTACACTGTCCGCGgctaccagcagcagcagcaggagcagcaggagcagcagcagcagcagcaggagcagcagggcACCCGACCGGGTCCGGGTGCCAACATCTACCACCGTGGAG CTGGTGGCACTAATTCCAGGTTTTATCGCTATCAGCCTTCTCATCACCAGCTGCCAAAGAAAAGCCAACCGCTCTCACAGCTGCAACACAATGCTGCACCATCTGCATCCTGGCAGCCTGCGTCCATCAGAGGTGCTGCAG caaCAAGATCCAACTGCAGAAATCGGCCTATCGACCTGGTCTTCATCATAGACAGTTCTCGCAGTGTACGTCCTGCTGAGTTTGAGAAGGCCAAAGAGTTTTTGCAGGATATGGTGGACAGCCTGGAGATCGGGTCTGATGCCACACGAGTAGGCCTCGTTAATTATGCTAGCACGGTGCAGATTGAGTTTTTACTGAAGACATATTTTGACAAGTTGGCCCTGAAGCAGGCATTGGTCCGTGTTGAGCCTCTCGCTTCTGGCACCATGACAGGCATGGCCATTAAAAGTGCCATGGAGAAAGCATTCACTGTGGGGGCAGGGGCCCGAGCTGGCTCCATGAACATTGCCAAAGTGGCCATCATAGTGACAGATGGGAGGCCCCAGGACCAGGTGGAGGAAGTGTCAGCAGCTGCTCGTGCATCTGGGATTGAGATCTACGCGGTGGGAGTAGACAGAGCTGATATGACGTCCCTCCGCCTTATGGCTAGCCAGCCACATGATGAACATGTCTTCTATGTGGAGACCTATGGTGTCATAGAGAAGCTCACTTCAAAATTTAGGGAAACCTTGTGTG gTTTGGATGCATGTGCTGAGGGTCACAATTGCCAGCACATTTGTGTCAACAGTGGCAAATCGTACAACTGCAAGTGTCGCCCGGGCTATGTCTTGAACCCGGACAAGAAAACATGCTCAC gcTCTGATGCATGTGCCCAGGGACATGACTGCCAGCATATTTGTGTCAACAGTGGGGACTCGTACATGTGCAAGTGTCGAGTGGGATATGTGTTGAATCCAGACCAGAAAACGTGCTCAC gtTTAGGTTTGGATGCATGTGCACAGGGACATGACTGCCAGCACATATGTGTCAACAAAGGGAACTCATATATCTGCACATGTCGAGTGGGATATACTTTGAACAGGGATAAGAAAACATGCTCAC GCTCAGACCCATGTGCTCAGGGAAATGACTGCCAGCATATCTGCATCAACAATGGTGATTCTTTCAACTGCAAGTGTCAAGTGGGATATATGTTAAATGCTGACCGGAAAACATGTTCAC aggaaatgagaagTGAAATAACCCAAGATGCCTGCATCTGTGAAGCTCAAATTGTGTTCCAGAAAAAAGTGCAGTTAACCATGCAGGAGCTGAGCAGAAAACATATCCTTTTGCGTCCCATGGTGAATGATCCACATAATGAATTGGATGTACAGATTGAAAAACTGTGA